Proteins from a single region of Flavobacterium sp. YJ01:
- a CDS encoding glyoxalase: protein MGKNIKSIRPFIGSKNFEISRSFYRDLGFEEIVLDPKMSVFKSDEIAFYLQDAYVKDWIDNTMIFVEVEDVESYYSKLLALNLPEKFEGAKLTPIKYLDWGSECFLHDPSGVLWHFGKFK from the coding sequence ATGGGAAAGAATATAAAATCAATCAGACCATTTATTGGATCTAAAAATTTCGAGATTTCTAGAAGCTTCTACAGAGATTTAGGTTTTGAAGAAATAGTTTTAGATCCAAAAATGTCTGTTTTTAAATCTGATGAAATTGCCTTTTATTTGCAAGATGCTTATGTAAAAGATTGGATTGACAATACAATGATTTTTGTCGAAGTTGAAGATGTAGAAAGTTATTACAGCAAACTTTTAGCTTTAAATCTTCCAGAAAAATTTGAAGGAGCAAAATTAACTCCAATAAAATATTTAGATTGGGGAAGCGAATGTTTTCTGCACGATCCGTCTGGAGTTTTATGGCATTTTGGAAAGTTTAAATAA
- a CDS encoding cation:proton antiporter — MIEFFRHLLQEFELPLSNPVLIFSLILFIILLSPILLKKINIPGIIGLIISGVIIGPHGLNILAKNSAVDLFSTIGLLYIMFIAGLELDMNEFKANRNKSLLFGFFTFIFPLSIGFPVCFYLLQYDFNASFLTASMFATHTLVAYPIVSKLGIAKNQAVAITVGGTILTDTAVLIILAVIMGSSQGNLNQAFWIKLTISLAIFSAIMFLVIPRIAKWFFKKLESEKHAHYIFVLSVVFFAAFLAEVAGVEPIIGAFVAGLALNPLIPHSSALMNRIEFIGNALFIPFFLISVGMLVDVSVILSGPTALIVAGTLSVVAIFGKWIAAFFTQIVFKYSKTERQLIFGLSSAHAAATLAVILVGFKAKILDENILNGTIILILITCIVASFATEKAAKKIAICEEEISHEDAEKDQILDEHILIPLAKTSAAASLLDFALLIKDKKSSNPVTLLTIVPNNNQAEKNILKYRKAVDKFVVQASASEVKINTIARIDHNPASGIARTSKEIMSDIVIVGWPRKTGFLDKIFGENVDSIINNVDKNLFICRFQKNFIEEKRLVFVCPPFSERGIGFHLLIQKVSRLSQELSIPIVIYAEYKTHETIQQIANNLKLNAKLGFKNVSDWEDFESISDEMKPTDLVVFNLSRKGSVSYQSIFDKLPQKFEKSFEDSNVILVYPQDDRKESAMDAYEDFTASPLAKGIEAIEQIGRGLGSILKKG, encoded by the coding sequence ATGATAGAATTTTTCAGACATCTATTACAAGAATTCGAATTACCTCTAAGCAATCCAGTATTGATTTTTTCGTTAATACTTTTTATTATTCTGCTTTCGCCAATTTTACTTAAAAAAATTAATATTCCCGGAATTATCGGACTTATCATTTCCGGAGTTATTATCGGTCCTCACGGATTGAATATTTTGGCAAAAAATTCCGCCGTAGACTTGTTTTCTACAATCGGACTTTTATATATCATGTTTATTGCCGGTTTAGAATTAGACATGAATGAGTTTAAAGCCAATAGAAATAAGAGTTTATTATTTGGTTTTTTTACTTTTATTTTTCCTCTTTCCATCGGATTTCCTGTTTGTTTTTATTTACTGCAATATGATTTTAATGCGAGTTTCTTAACCGCAAGTATGTTTGCTACGCACACTTTGGTTGCATATCCGATTGTTAGTAAATTGGGAATCGCTAAAAATCAGGCTGTTGCTATTACTGTCGGCGGAACAATTTTAACAGATACAGCCGTTCTGATTATTCTTGCCGTAATTATGGGAAGCAGTCAAGGGAATCTAAATCAAGCTTTTTGGATTAAATTGACTATTTCGTTAGCGATTTTTTCTGCCATTATGTTTTTGGTTATTCCGAGAATTGCAAAATGGTTTTTTAAGAAGTTAGAAAGTGAAAAACACGCCCACTATATTTTTGTACTTTCTGTGGTTTTCTTCGCAGCCTTTTTGGCAGAAGTAGCAGGAGTAGAGCCAATTATTGGCGCTTTCGTGGCAGGTTTGGCTTTAAATCCGTTAATTCCGCATTCTTCGGCTTTGATGAATAGAATTGAGTTTATCGGAAATGCATTGTTTATTCCGTTTTTCTTGATTTCTGTAGGAATGCTTGTCGATGTTAGCGTTATTTTAAGCGGTCCGACAGCTTTGATTGTAGCAGGAACTTTGAGTGTTGTGGCAATTTTTGGAAAATGGATTGCAGCATTCTTTACGCAAATTGTTTTTAAATACAGCAAAACCGAAAGACAGCTTATTTTCGGATTGAGCAGTGCGCACGCGGCAGCAACTTTGGCGGTAATTTTGGTTGGATTTAAAGCTAAAATTTTAGATGAAAATATCTTAAACGGAACTATTATTCTGATTTTAATTACTTGTATTGTAGCTTCTTTTGCAACCGAAAAAGCGGCTAAAAAGATTGCAATCTGCGAAGAAGAAATTTCGCATGAAGATGCAGAAAAAGATCAGATTTTAGACGAACACATTTTGATTCCGTTGGCGAAAACTTCTGCCGCAGCGAGTTTGCTCGATTTTGCTCTTTTAATTAAAGATAAAAAATCATCTAATCCTGTGACTTTGTTGACAATTGTTCCCAATAATAATCAGGCAGAAAAGAATATTTTAAAATATAGAAAAGCCGTTGATAAATTTGTGGTTCAGGCTTCGGCTTCTGAAGTAAAAATCAATACAATTGCCAGAATCGATCATAATCCTGCGAGCGGAATTGCAAGAACTTCTAAAGAAATCATGTCGGATATTGTGATTGTCGGGTGGCCAAGAAAAACAGGATTTTTAGATAAAATTTTCGGTGAAAATGTAGATTCCATTATCAATAATGTAGATAAAAATTTATTTATCTGCCGATTTCAAAAGAATTTTATAGAAGAAAAAAGATTGGTTTTTGTCTGTCCGCCATTTTCAGAAAGAGGAATTGGTTTTCATTTATTAATTCAGAAAGTCAGTAGATTATCGCAAGAATTAAGTATTCCGATTGTGATTTACGCCGAATACAAAACACACGAAACTATTCAGCAAATTGCTAATAATTTGAAATTGAATGCTAAATTAGGATTTAAAAATGTTTCGGATTGGGAAGATTTTGAATCTATTTCTGACGAAATGAAACCAACCGATTTAGTTGTATTTAATCTTTCTAGAAAAGGCTCGGTTTCTTATCAGTCAATTTTTGATAAACTGCCTCAGAAATTCGAAAAATCTTTTGAAGATAGTAATGTGATTTTGGTTTATCCGCAAGACGATAGAAAAGAAAGCGCCATGGATGCCTACGAAGACTTTACGGCTTCACCTTTAGCAAAAGGTATTGAAGCAATTGAGCAAATTGGTCGTGGTTTGGGAAGTATTTTGAAGAAGGGATAA